The Cryptomeria japonica chromosome 6, Sugi_1.0, whole genome shotgun sequence genomic interval cccccatccttgggtttctcctggtaacctctcccgagtctccggttccaactaagtctcatgcagaccctaccaatcctttcgtgaagacaaggtggtaagtttgccattctaggccttctcgtaacattatgagccctatacaagcactcacctatgcacgaggtacacttatcttaattaatatttatctcacttccccccaatatattattatgttatcacctTTTAACCAACTTTTGACGGGTTAttctgtcatccactttgggcacgaccctcgctcgaaagccactctctctcataggacactaacaggaaatgtttctctctatgagaactctatggcgaaacagacacccataaacaatcctgataagcacaggtgaaggatacacaaataccaacccaagattgaccatttggacaaaaacacacaatggctcatatcaaataggttatacaacaacacctggtctaggagaaataataacataggatacaatgacaattcaaccagaataccaatgaaatttaagcttgactgaaaacatcatttacacaagatcctaatacaagcaatcttttcttaaaacagccaaagcataaattagttgcaaagaaatatttttccaataataagaaaatacaactatttaatacaaaaacatccatcttgtcatttgtccaaaaagatttaaaataaaaataatcctcctaatgtattttcaacatatttataaaaattataagctctatttctgaaacattccaaactgtaattaaataatatttaaaatacatttaaaatattataataactaccataagaaaaacatatctaatatataaatatatatatataaacacatatatgaatatacatatatctatttatatacatatataatataacacataataaattttatttatccaacCCCTGGGTACGAAACCCGAAATAGTCATACCGTAGTATGCACAGGGGTTAGAaatttaattaaagattaaaaaacACGTTAAAACTTTTTTATAACCCTTGGCACGGTAGCCTAAGCTACCGCCGATAGCTAGTACTACCgttcggtagcactgctaccgtcagCAGTACTGTGTACTACCGCCGGTAGTGGATGTTACCGTAGGTAGCATGccctacctatatatatatatatatatatatatatatatatatatatatatatatatatatatatatatatatatatatatatatatatatatatatatatatatatattaatattaatttccaaattccaaaaaaatcattttacataattcccatagaattttaaaatttcatataaattgaaaactccttcacataattttatttcaaacacaattgtttttaaatttagataatcaaataaatttaattcacaattaaatttatttctaagaaaccacaagatttatttaaaggactatcaatACAAATTAAACCAGaaagaataaattaattttctcaatgttttcaaaatttcatccttcccataaactagaaaaacacatcaggcatggattttaaaacaaaacttgaattcaccagaaaagggtttatattcgacaataattttatacacacacatcaaacagagaaaaatagaaatatctactaaaacccacaactaagaattcatccaacctggtatagctttcctggaagaaatctgtagaagccccctaactttttcaataagcttccaataaattccttcacctaaattccAGACCTGTTCATctataactaaaataaagacctattcccctatttaaactaaaattctaggttcaatagctttttcacaaaaaacctaaatttagaataatagtaatttttattttattttctaaatttatcacaaaagataagctaacatgcaataattagaaaacattattcttttttttcttttctcatgcacattaattaattttctaaataaagaattaaaacaatattttaattctaattaatcattttattcatttatttaattataacttcagaaaataataaatacaattaatctaatgtatttttctatttaaataaaaatatatttctaataccatgcagcttaatttaataatttctttaattaactaaatttataatctcaatgcataaacaatacaataatgagataatttcatagacttaattaattaattaattaaatccactaaaacactcaaattaaacaaatctcaagcaattacccataaaagataaaatgacaaaatacgaagaccgaactaattgacaagacgaccaactgacgacactcatacgagtgtaactgagtaaaatagggtcaactactatctcctccacttccatcaaaaaatataaggcacgctcagacctgtgaagccaggtggagacgataccctgtacctacccagtacttgtacctgcaatatcctgcatcactgaaccacacatgcatatatatataatatagaaaacatgacatacacaccgatgaaggagaatcgcgacgttccctgtctcatcgaaatgagtgaaggaaaatcgtccccttgcatccaatacactcgtaaacacacaacatataattacacattgcatagataaagtaaaatgtcagtacatagcaataatccataaaatgccataaatcacaagtactgaaatactgcaaataaaatatacatctcatctccagttaaagcataatgttataaaaatctgaataatatatcatggtaatgtatccactgaaaacaaccagtaataaaatatgagtctaatgagttcaaacaagtaggggtactacatgtgACATAGAATTTGAAACATCTACTTGTATGTAATGTTTTGGCATATTGCTTAGATGTGCACTTATGATATATGCAAGGGTGGATAATTTGTTTTACCTTGTTAAGAAAAAAAATAGCATGAAATTTCAGGGTTGTTATTATAGTTTTCTAATATCCAAGTAGATAGGTCATTACATATTGATATCAATCATCTTCCTCCCAATATCCTTTCCATTAATGCTACCCACATGTTTAAAATAAATATTCATAGAAGTATCAAAGTTGGGATTTGCAAAGCCTACACAAAATTAAGTTAAACATAAGCAACATAACTATTACCATTAAAGATTCACCACCAATTAAAGCATATATTTATATAGAAGATGGATGTTAATTCCTCCCAATTACACTAGGTTTTCTTTTAGTTTAAGATTACCTTTGGGCCAATTATGGGCATGCTCTCATCACCTTTGAATGGAATCAAAATATTTTATGTTAAGAAGATCGTCACAATTGTAGGCTTTACAATATGAGCAAAAATATAAGAGCATTTTTTATTTAGATGTTGGTGTATTATGAGATTTGAGACGGACTTTACTACCTCCTTAGAGAAAATCATAGTTCTCTACATGACCTAATTCATTATAAGGATCACATATATAAAATTCCATTCATCGAAAAAATGACTTGGAACACATAATCTTAAAGCCTAAAGAATTGTCAACACAATTTTTTATGTCAATGTTTGCCTTTACATTCTTTTCTTCAATctcaattataaaaatataaataaactcaTTATAATTTTTCTCTCTCCTCTTTACAAACTTTTAAATATCTCACTAATCTAATTCATAATAGACAATAGCatataaattcaatttttttttcaaaatacacCAAAGTCATGGATTGAAAACCCCAAGTCCTTAGCTTCACACTTCTTTTGTTGTTACCTGACCAATACCGGTTTACTCTGAAACAGCGTGAGTCAACCTCAAGACCTATATGGGACGAACCCAAAGCCCTTAACCAACCATTCTACACTGTGGGGCTAGCTCCACACtttgaaaataataatttataatatcaATTTTGTAAGAAAACTTGTTTTGAATAGTAAAAATGGGTGCAAGGTTGAGGAAAAAGGTATTTGGGGTCCAAATCTTCATAATCTACTTGTATTTGAGCGGAGCACGCTGCACTAAACCAATTCAAGCGGCTCTATATGGCGATTTCTAGCTTTTCGTCCACGGGCAGGTCTCTTGCACTCCTTGCTTCCAATCCTTCTCTGTCATCACCACCCACAACAAATTCAAAATTTCTTAGTAGTCTTTCTTTCGCCCGTACAACTGCTTCTTTCACCTTACAGAAAATTACTGTAAATTGTAAAGCTACAGCCCAGACTGGGCCGATAGAGGGGAAGCATGCTGTTGCAGACACACAAATTGTTCATCTCCAGCCCTCGGCAGCACAAATTGTGAAAGAATTCTACGCTAGGATTAATCGCCATGAAGTAGAATCAGTAGGAGATCTTTTAGCAGAGAGTTGCGTGTACGAGGACCTCGTTTTTCCCCAGCCTTTCGTGGGCAAGAAGGTAATTTTCTGTCCTTACTGTAATAAGTTTACTATCAGTCTGACGGGAAGCGAACATAATGAGCTGGGTTTTGATCGTAAAGTGGATTTCATGTCTCATGTATGCAATTAGCATTCTGACATATTACTTTAGGGCTTTGAAGAACTTATTTGTGGTGATGTTTTTGTAATTTACTAATTTTAGACTTTTTAGTGAACTCCAGGACTAGTGGAATTGCCTTATTCTTTCCATCGTTCCTTACTTTCAACCTCCCATCTTGTTCTATTTCCTTATACTTTATTTGTTTGAATTGCAATTCACAGCACTTAACACACTGTTCCAGTATACCTATTGCTTAGAACCATTGAAATCTATTACGAATATCTATTTCGAAGGATCTTACGTAGTTGGACGTTAGAATTTTTGCTTTTGTGAAATACAATGCTTCCCACATTGAGGAAAATAGGAGCGGGATGTCCTTTTTTAAAGCTAGAGAATAATCGTTCACAATGCTTCCCACATTGAGGAAAATAGGAGCGGGATGTCCTTTTTTAAAGCTAGAGAATAATCGCCGAATCTCTACAATTTGTAAATAGATTGTTTTAATAAAAGTTGGCtaatatttttggaaatatctacCTTTTGGCAATCGATTTATGAAAAGACCCTAAGAAGTAGCTCGCAAATTGGTGAAAGAAGatgatctgatgttaggatctatgactgttgcatGTGAGATGTTAACTCTTACAACAATTAAATGAAGGTcttaaaattacaatcaaattgtttaaataaacataataatcaaataACGATAGATTGAACAGAAGAgggaaagaagagagaagacaaaacacaagttgataacggagttcaccaaTTGGTTACGTCTCCAGGTCCCTCCAAAGGAGTGGCCGATCCTTGATTCAGCTCCAGAAAATGGTTACAAAGCACCTCAATGGTTACAAAGATTCCTTATGTCTCCTTGGACGATAATGAATTACAAAGTCCTTCTCCCACGTACAACAAGCTTGAattcaagctcccaatgcacaaagatgaaccattcactatcaaacaccCAAAAGAAATTTTCTCACCGAATCTCCAATCTTCAATTCTCTCCCAATTTCCTCACAATTCACTACCCCCTCTAGCTCACAACTTACCCCCATTTTATACAATTTTACATGCTAAAATTGGGTTaacaaacatattccccatatctcccatttacaacaataaatctcTTTATCTCCAATAGCTCCCAAATTTAAAAGTATATCTTTAAAAATACCTTATAAAATGGGGCTTATTAAGTTTAATTAGCTTACATAATTTTAGCCCCCATTCCTTCTTATCGGGTCCATTTATCTTGTTTGGTTTATGGTGAACAATAGGGGGAATCACATGGTGTAGTGGTTGAGAAGAAAAGTCGGAGGTGAGAGATTGGGGGGTTTGAATCTCTCAACCCCAATTTTGGTAAACTTAACTGAATAATCACTTCTATATCTGCTGAAACATTAACCATTTTTGGTGGAAAATTTATCCACCGGATCAATCCTCCCCACTAGAaaacttttggacctccaaaagttgCATTTATTTAGAAATTAAGTGAGGGCATGGCCTCCCCACTTGTCCTGTATCATCTATCCATCTGTACACTTGGCTCATCACCACAATCAAGACTACAACAGTATTGTTGAACATGTACATCATTGTATCACTTCCATAAGCATCTACATCAGTTACTCCAACTACTAACCAATAACTATTGATTAATATCAAGATGAATAACAATGTAGATACAAAAGTGAATGAATCAACAACATGTTTGCCTTTTATAATAGGAACATTTTTTACCAAGGGAACCTCCAAACTCCCAACCATAAGCTGAGGACTTGGATCATCAATGCTTTCATTTGTTGTCTCCTCACGTTGTACCGTTGGCATATTTTGTGACATTTGAGCTTGATTAGCCTTGATTGCTTCAAGTTCATGCCTAGGATCACCTGACCTGACAGACATAAGAGACAAATCTTTACTTGCATTAATCACCCTCTTCAACTGCCCTGTGTTTGCAAAAGACTCATTAGTCTTAACCTTGTGAGAGTGTACAATATATCTGATGCCATCTTTAAACAAATGATACCGATTAAATTCCCTATAGAAAATAGCCTTCCGATCATACAAATAAGGGCTACCCAACACTATTCCACAAACATCTAGTGGAACCACATCAAACTGTACCTTATCAACATACTTACTTGAGATTGCGAACCTTAAAGTACATTGCCTTGTTACTTGCAATTTACTGTTTTCGCAAACCCAACCTAGTGGATAAGGTCTCTTATGTGGAGTAGTTTTCAATCCCAAATTTCTTACAACATCTTCTGAGGTTAAGTTAGTTTGggatccactatctatgagtgcATCAACTTTAGTGTGTTTAGCAACAACCCTTACATGAAAAAGCTCATTTCTTTTCTTGTCTTTAGGGACATCGTTAACTTGAGAAGTAGAAGCACAACTATCAAAGGAAACACTGGCAATAGGAGGCTTACCTTCCAAACCCATTGCTGTGATCTTAGTTTCGTCTTCAGACTCTGAATCaagatccataacaacatttgCAGCCTTCTCCTCACCTTTCTGTTTCTGAGCCCACTTAGGTTTCAATTCTAGATGCAACTGCCAACAATGTTCTTCATCATGACCTTTCTTGTCACAATGCGAACATGTGAACTCTTTCTTAACAGTAGATGtctttttttctcttcttgtttctgcAACCTTAGATGACTTTTGTACAaaattatcattgtcaaaattcttacctctagactctagatgtgtggcttgaacactgacttcatccaaattactaggattcaacatcaaaatagaATGTCTTAGGTAAGAATGCAAACCACCTATGTACTTAAGTAGTGTATCTTGAGTATACAATGGCACATTCAAAGCAATAGCCTGTTTTCTAAACTCATGGGTGTAATCTTGGACAAACTGACCCTTAGCTTGCCTAAAGGTTTGCCAGTTCATTGTCAATTGTTGCATATGTCCTAAAGGGTAGAACTGCTTCTTGAGAGCAGCAACAAATTCCATCCAAGTAATACCGACATTACCATGGCGAGCACTTTCTGCCCTAGACCTACTCTCCCACCAGGTGAGAGCTGTTCCTCCCAACTGGAGAGTGGCTAATTGGATCCTAGAGGCATCTTCTACTAGGCCTTGTATCCTACAATACACCTCTACCTGTTGGACCCAATCATCTAACTTTTCAGCATCTAACTCCCCACAGTACTTaggtaattcaaattttacatccagTTTAATTATAGGCTTAGATGTGCTCTTGAAAGGATTAacagaagtagaagaagaagaagaaggggaagaaggaggagaaggagatgGAGGAGTTTTTGGTGGTGAATCACCACCTCTCGATCGCTTTTCTTTATCCTCTCGATCTCCATGGTCCTTCGATGACTTTCCTTTTTCATGCTTCATCCGTTCTTGCCTCTCTTTGTAGAGCACTTCTACCATAGCCTTCATTTCAAAAAAAGCTTTCCGAAATTCTCTTTCACTGAGCTCAGGGTATTCCTGTTCAGTTGGAATTTCTGACATCTTTAGTGGAAAGGTCCTTCGTTTACTGATCTCAGGATTATACTCTTCAAATGTGCCTTCACCGCGTTGGCTCTTCTTAGATTGCGTTAACATCCACCTCTGCAAACACTAGtcaaacaagctctgataccacttgatctgatgttaggatctatgactgttgcacgTGAGATGTTAACTCTTACAACAATTAAATGAAGGTcttaaaattacaatcaaattgtttaaataaacataataatcaaataACGATAGATTGAACAGAAGAgggaaagaagagagaagacaaaacacaagttgataacggagttcaccaaTTGGCTACGTCTCCGGGTCCCTCCAATGGAGTGGCCGATCCTTGATTCAGCTCCAGAAAATGGTTACAAAGATTCCTTATGTCTCCTTGGACGATAATGAATTACAAAGTCCTTCTCCCACGTACAACAAGCTTGAattcaagctcccaatgcacaaagatgaaccattcactatcaaacaccCAAAAGAAATTTTCTCACCGAATCTCCAATCTTCAATTCTCTCCCAATTTCCTCACAATTCACTACCCCCTCTAGCTCACAACTTACCCCCATTTTATACAATTTTACATGCTAAAATTGGGTTaacaaacatattccccatatctcccatttacaacaataaatctcCTTATCTCCAATATCTCCCAAATTTAAAAGTATATCTTTAAAAATACCTTATAAAATGGGGCTTATTAAGTTTAATTAGCTTACATAATTTTAGCCCCCATTCCTTCTTATCGGGTCCATTTATCTTGTTTGGTTTATGGTGAATAATAGGGGGAATCACATGGTGTAGTGGTTGAGAGGAAAAGTCGGAGGTGAGAGATTGGGGGGTTTGAATCTCTCAACCCCAATTTTGGTAAACTTAACTGAATAATCACTTCTGTATCTGCTGAAACATTAACCATTTTTGGTGGAAAACTTATCCACCGGATCAGAAGAAACCAGTAATCTCTTATTCCTTCACAATGGTAGTGTTTGAGAAAACAAGCCGCTAGTTAGCAATGACAATAAGTCTTGTGCAGTGTGCCATCTGAATATCCTCCTTTGGGATAACTTTGCTTCACAGGGGCAGTGTTTGAGATAGAAAGCTGCTAGTAAGCAAATAAATTTATAGTGTTAAATATTAATTTGCAAAGTCTTGTGGAGTGGGTCACCTGGAAATTCTCCTTTATGATTTTGATGCATGAGCATTCTTGGTGAGATGGCAATCTTGCATCGCAGAAAAAACACGAAACAACCAATAATCAAAATAAAAAGACAATTTTActctttctttttgtttctttcatCCTTGATTTGGACCTGTGAGTTTATGAGAAGTCAATTCAAGTCTTCTATGATCACCACTACTTTAGCAATCAAGAAGCCTCCCTTTTGAAGACATTTGTTAAACACTTGGTGAGCCACTTTTCCCGTgctgacattttgtcaaacaattggcCTAGCCAAGTCAAGGTTAGAAGCTGAGAGGAAGTTGTTATGGAGTCCGAGAGCATCATCCACGCTGCTTGGATACCTTCAACTCGTCATCAACAAGTAAATACATTCCCATTACCAAACCCCATGTGCAAAATGTATTTGAAAGCGTACAGGACATTTTGGCTGTGATGAAGTAGGAAAAAGGGGGAAGTAATTTTCTTGGAGTTACTCTCGTTGGGAAGCAGAAAATGGGGAAGAGAAAAATGGAGGGCATATAGAAGAGTAGTTACAGGCTGTTTTTGGGTGGGAATGGAGGAAAAAATCCCCAGAAAAGGGAACTGTTAGCATTCTTAAAAAGAAGAGGGCTATTGTAGAGGAGGATGGTTAGGAGGTACGAGGAGGAGCCTATGATCAGTTTTCAGTTGAAAAACCATGAATTGTTGTACTGAAAACGAAGGAAAAATTGCAAATTTTTCTTCACAAGGTTGTTCTATGACAAATTATGGCATCAGGAAGGATTCAGAGTTTGGTAAGCATCCAGAAAAAATAGAGAGTAGATTCCATCTGAGTTTTTTCTTTTATAGGAGAATCAAATGCTTCCTCCTCCAAACCCCA includes:
- the LOC131072468 gene encoding uncharacterized protein LOC131072468 codes for the protein MAISSFSSTGRSLALLASNPSLSSPPTTNSKFLSSLSFARTTASFTLQKITVNCKATAQTGPIEGKHAVADTQIVHLQPSAAQIVKEFYARINRHEVESVGDLLAESCVYEDLVFPQPFVGKKDILDFFKRFTDAVSTDLQFVIDDITSQDASAVGVTWHLEWRGKTFPFSKGCSFYRCEIFEGKRQIIYGRDSVEPATKPGDMALVAIKAVTSLLERFPLLAERF